The Laribacter hongkongensis DSM 14985 sequence GTTCCGATGCATTACTCACCCGTTCGCCACTCGTCAGCAGACCGAAGTCCCTGTTACCGTTCGACTTGCATGTGTAAAGCATGCCGCCAGCGTTCAATCTGAGCCAGGATCAAACTCTTTCGTTCAATCTCAGCTAAGTACTTGGCTTGCTCAAAGAAACGACAAGAAAATGTTTTTCCTTGCGTCTATTTGAAGTGCGAGCCTGTGGGTTTCCACAAGCGCTCACACTTATCGGTTGTTCGTTTGTTAAAGAGCTTCCCGGACCAGCCGGCGCTGCGTCGTGCAGCGAGGTGGCGAACTATACCCACCTCTCCACAACTCGTCAACACCCAACCCCACAAAACCTGCAACAATCCGGCATCCACCTGTTTCAAAACGAAATTCCCGGCAAAAAAATCCGCCCACCCCGGCTCAACGCGCAAATGCCGCCTGCTCTCCCGGCTCCAGTACCGTGTCCAAAGCCTGATCCAGTAGCCCCGGATAGTCATGACCGATCTGTATCAACCAGCAACCGCGCCACAAAAAAATCGCCTGCCGGTGTTACCCGGCAGGCGAATGAAGAACATCCCTGTTGCCATCTGAACATAGACGCTATCGGAACGGATGCAAGCCGACTTTGCGCCTGACAGCAATGGCATCAGTCCTGACGACCCGGCAGCCCCACAGTCTTGTCGACACACCACAGCAGCGCCACTACCAGCATCCCGCTCATAAACACCAGCACATCCATGACAAACTCCCGAGACAAAAGAATTTTCAACCGCAATTCGCATTGCACTTGTGTTTATTGTTTGACCTTGCCCGCCCCGGAATAAAGACGAGACATGTATATTGACTGTTTCCAGTCCGGAAACAGTCAATCACGGCATGGATACGCTTGATGCCATGCGGGCCTTCGTCCGGGTTGCCGAAGCCCGCAGCTTTACCCGGGCCGCCGACCAGCTGGGTTGTGCCAAAGCCACCGTCACCAAACTCGTCAGTGCGCTGGAGCACCAGCTGGGAACACGGCTGCTGCAACGCACGACCCGTTATGTCAGCCCGACTCCCGAGGGTGAAATTTACCTCCGGCACTGCCAGCACCTGCTGCCGCAGGTCGATGCCGCTGCCGCTGCAATCAATCCGCAGCGCGAACGCCTGCAAGGCCGCATCTGGTGCGAAGTGCCTTCCAGCCTGGCCCGCTCGCCACTGATCCGGCGGCTGGTCGCTTTCCGCGAACAGGCCCCGCAGGTCGAACTGCTGTTTTCCTGCTCGGACCGCAAAGCCGGTCTGGTACGGGAAGGACTCGACTGTGCCATCCGTTTTGGCAAACTGCCCGACTCGGACTACGTCGCCCGGCCCCTGTGCCCGGCCCGCATCGTGTTGTGCGCCACACCCCGCTACCTGGCCCGTCACGCCCCTGTCACCGAACCGGACGACCTGCTGGCCCACCCGGTCATTGATTATTTCGTCCCTGGTTCCACCGCCCCCGAAGTCTGGCCGCTCTACAGCGAACACAGCCTGCATCACGTCCCGGTACAGCGGGCCGTCGCCTTCGACGACGACAACCTGCTGCTGGAGGCCGGACTGGCCGGACTGGGCATATTCCAGTCCCCCCTGCACCTGGTTGCGCCCTACATCGCCTCCGGCCAGCTCGAACGCGTCCTGCCGGCATGGCACCTGCGCGACTGGCCCATGCACCTGCTCACCCCGCGCCCGCAGTTCCTGTCCCCGCGGGTACGGGCCTTCTGCAACTGGGTCATGACCGAACTCGGCCCACCGGACGGGCTGAACCGGTGAAGGCCCTGGCTGGCTCCCCGGCAACAGACGCGCTAGAGTGGCACACATGCGTTTGACCGCCCTTCCCTCGCTCAAGCTGACCGGCAGGCTCTTCCTGATCATGCTGGCAACCTGCCTGTTGCTGGTCGTCGGCATCGCCACCGTCTGGCGCTGGAGCGTTCAGGCCGACTTCCAGGATTTCGTGCAGCGCATGGGCCGGGAACGGGTCACCACGGTCGCCAGCGAACTGGCCGATACCTACACCAGCCACGGCGGCTGGGCATTCC is a genomic window containing:
- a CDS encoding LysR family transcriptional regulator → MDTLDAMRAFVRVAEARSFTRAADQLGCAKATVTKLVSALEHQLGTRLLQRTTRYVSPTPEGEIYLRHCQHLLPQVDAAAAAINPQRERLQGRIWCEVPSSLARSPLIRRLVAFREQAPQVELLFSCSDRKAGLVREGLDCAIRFGKLPDSDYVARPLCPARIVLCATPRYLARHAPVTEPDDLLAHPVIDYFVPGSTAPEVWPLYSEHSLHHVPVQRAVAFDDDNLLLEAGLAGLGIFQSPLHLVAPYIASGQLERVLPAWHLRDWPMHLLTPRPQFLSPRVRAFCNWVMTELGPPDGLNR